A stretch of DNA from Takifugu rubripes chromosome 15, fTakRub1.2, whole genome shotgun sequence:
TTAAAAACTTGGGATTTTGACCTTTTATTCTGCATCTTAACAGATGAAAATcctaataaatattttaaaggaGTGATTAAAGTTTCTAGTTTGATTTCCACTTGAATAACTGATATTTGATGTCGACTAGGGCGCCCCCTCCTGTCATGAACAATATCCAATTAGGCAGGGTCAGTAAGAGTTAACACATTATTCATTGTCTCTTATGCTCATATTAGATGGACTTATATTACATTATCTCAATTGAATCCCGCCCACTTGCTAAACTATTACATTCATTATGATGTGCAACAGATAAATGCCCTTCTGGAGATTCATTTAGCTCCAGTTTTACTttactctgctcctcacatggtGCAGTGTCCTTTTAACGTCGCTCCTTTGACGTATTTGATAATGAAATGGCAAACTATTATGTATTGTTCCCAAAACAGAGCCTGTGGTTACGACATTACTTAACTCGTGGTTTAAGCCGTAGGTGGAAGATTAGGCAGCAACAGGGCTTAGTTTTCTGTGTGCTGACAGCTTTCTGTCGCTGCTCTGTGCAGCCAAGGGCAGCTCCCTTTGACTCCCGTGTTTGTATTATAACGTGGGTGAAAATGGCATTAGACAGCTTCATGATTTAGACTCGGGTCCCAGTTGCATCAAAAGATGGCCACTGTGGGAGCgattctgttgctgctgctgccgtttgGGTGCTTCCAACAAATCATTCCTCAGATTCCTGAATGGACTGAAGAGCTGGAAGGTAGTGGTAAGACCTCTCCTACAGGCATTTTGTTTAAGTCTATTTAATCGCAATGTCAGACTGCTGATGAAATGCTCCATTCTAGGTGTGATAGAGTGGACTCCTGAAGTAGTCATCAATGACACATACTGGTCAGGCTCAGCACCTCTGTGTGTAGGAGGCTGTAGGGCGCAGCaccaggagctgaggagagacCGCTGTGGGGActcaagctgctgctggctcgGTTACAAAACTCTCTGTAAAGGTAAAACCACCACAGTCCTGATACTACCACTGATCAGCCTGAGGGGGAATGTGCATTTATTTTCCATTGCAGTGAATTGTGGGCCTCCAGATGTGGATTACAACGGCGTGGTGTTTGGTAACGACTGGTGGGTGGGCTCTGTGGTGAGGTACGCCTGTCGCTCTGGTTTCATGCTGGTGGGAAGCCCTACCCGAGCCTGCCAGCCTGATGGCCGCTGGACTCCAAAACCCGTCTGCCTCCGTGAGTGCACCCTCATTTCTAAACCCTCTACACATCTTCCCTCTTtgcattctttctttttcttcttctcttcaggtATGTGTCAGCGGGGGCGCATCGAGGTCAGCGAGAGGGAGCTGAATGGGACGTGCAACGCCACCTGCACCAACAAAAGTTACTTTGGCCCACCCAAACATGGCTGCACCCGGATAGATAACTGTAAAAAGAAGGAGACTGGGTGGAAGCGCTTCTTTGCACAGTGCGTCCCTTGCATCTGCGATTGTGCTTTATCCTGTCGTGAGTCCTTTTCCCGCAAAGCTTGGAGCCACAAATAAAGGCTTTGTTGTGCTGATGTGTCCAAGTTTGTTTgaagttttaattttctttttttagcatCTGCAGGCTTAGATGTGTAGACTGAGAcatcagatgaagaggaagcgAAGACAGGCCCCAAAATCTGCATATTTAAAGTCAATATTCCTATGAGCTGACTAAATCAACACTACTGGATGAAGCCAGTTTTTTCATGATTGTTCACTGTAGCTATAAAGAGTTAAACCAATCTACACCCAAATTGTCGCattctgtttgtcttgtaaaGCAATATCTGCATCTTCCTTGTATTACTCCATAAAAGAAGATGCAATATCAGTCTGTAAGCACATTTATTACTcttgcagagaggaagaaataaaGATAAACATGAATAAGGCAAAGGAAGAGAAACCATCGAGATAAGCATCACTGCCTCCTCATTGCTCTTCTCAGTCCATCTGTCCTGGAATGAGATGAAACCATAATCTtgttaaagcagcaggagagctgCTCAGGGGGCAGACTGGAGCGGAGGACTTTTAGAGAATGTATCATCAAATAGGCACATTCTTAAcacaaaaatattaaattaaacacagaaTCTTGTATTTTTTCCAAATAGATTAATTATTGTATGGATATATATAGTTCTAGTGCAGTTCAAATGAGCAACAAAGTGGCTTTCAGAACATCTAAATAGGCTTTTTTGGATTTCATTATAAATTTTTAAAATCCCACATCCAAATTTTGCACCAAGATCTCACAATCAGTTTTCTTACATTCTTTACTAAAACAagaggaaggagcagatggAGTCAAAGTTGACGGACTCACTCGCAATGACGCGATAACAAGCTGCATTCAGTACAACCACTAGATGTCGCTGTTTCCATTCAAAGCACCCAACATCCAGCATTTCAACTAAACATTTGAGGTATTAATTCAGGAAAGAAACGAGAGATCCGATTCAGCTTCTTCATCGGCGTGAATGCCATTTGGTGAACCTCAGGATGATGTGCTCATTTGCTTTGGGTTTGTAGCAGCCAGGCCCTGcaaaaattataataataataatcatttacAGGTACCTCTTTGGAGGACATCTGGAAAGCCAATTCTCCAAGCTCATTATATctcattaattttttttcttacatggGCTGCATTGTTACTCTGGGGATGAGACTCACCCACATCTATCCTTCTGTAGTCTCCTGAGCTTTCTGACAGGATCTCCCAGTACGTCTGCTCATGCACATTTCCTGCTACTCCATTGACACTCTCCAGGAACAGGCCAAAATCTGGGTCCTCTCTAACAGTGaatctgcagacagacagggcgTGTGAGCAATAACAGAGCCACACCGAGCTCTCAAAGATGTTAAATATAGTGTTATTGCAGACAGTTCACAAGGGATCTTACTTGAAGTCTAGCTGTGTTTCCTGCAGTCTCCTCAGCACTCCCATCAGCACACCACCCTCCACCACAGAGCTGGAATAGGACCCTGGAATCTCATCAGACAGGGCGTTCACCACTGACAGTCTGAGAGGgagagctgctggacctgcccACCATGTTGtataaacatataaaataataaagaaaaactgGAAGGGTTCGGTTTAAAACGCATGGTCCTAAATACCCACCTGTATTTGTGAGAGCTCCTCCAGTCAGCAGCAAAAGAATCcccacagagaggagaggagctgttcCAAGTCTCATCCTGAACAATTGCTTCCACTGCCTGGCAGACCCTCAGCTCAATGTACTTATAGGCCGCCTAACCCTCATTTATGTTAACCTCCCTGCCTGAACATTCTGTCCTGCATGCTGCCTTTCACAATTGTCTTTGTCAGCTTTCAACGTCATGTCAGACCGACGCTTAAGCCAACATTTACTGTTTGCTTTCACATTTTTGGCCACCTTAAATGGGCTTTATGAATCAAACGCTGTTAAAGTGATGTATAGTGATGATGGGTGTCTACCATTGTTTGAAAGGGTGGTGAGTTGTTTCGGGATCATTTATTCATGTGAACTTCAGTCTATACTTTTGAGACTGTAGAAAAGGTCACTTCTGTGCTCCACACAAAATATAATAGGGGCTTAATATTGCCTCTAGCCGTCAAATAAGCACGCACACAGGAGCCAAATAAAGCATTTATCTTCATTGAGGATGGTAACTGAAATCAATGCCACTAATGTTGTAGGATAAAACAAATGTGTGGCTCACATGTGGCACACATTTGGGAGCTTTGAAATTAATGAGACATTCAGATTTCAGACATCTGTCAGTCGCTGTATTAATACACAGAcctaaataacaaataattaaGGATCTATTATCGCTTTGGTGCGTTTACATGTTCAAACTGCCTATAAGAGTTCGATGATGTTGGTCTGATTAAGAGATAGGCGCCTAAAATGGGTTTGATTTCCTCTCATGGGTGATGTAAGGTATGTTGAACGCGAGTAACCCCGGCTGTTTTACCGAAAATAACCCGGGCACTGCAGCATCAGTACCAGGCAGCTGCGCAGGTGCGGATTTTAAAGAGACAGCGGGATGAGAAAGCCTCCCGGACCGCCCTGGTGTTTACAAACCGTCCACAACATCGCGCCCTGAAGACATGTAGCCCGAATTCATTACAACCGGGCAGAATTATGACACGGCGGAGCTTGTGTCTAATTTCATTTAGATATTCCCATGATTCACCATCCCCGGAGACAAGAGCAAAAAGTCGGCCAAGAATATTCCATTAGATATTCAAAGAGTTAAAATCAGCACTTGGGGGGATAATTTTGAAACAGGTCGTGCCTTTCCATCCGACATAAATGGGTTTATTCTGTTAAAAACACGCTACCCGCGTCTCGTAAAACATGTATTCACTTCTGCATATTAAAACCTGCAGCCAGGCTGAGGAAACTCAGTCCTGGGCATGTTTTCCTCCTGTAGCATCCTATCAGCAACGCCCTGTATTCCATCCCGGCGTGCGCACTCACAGACGCACTAACCGGCCGCAGAGAGCATCGTCGGCTGCTGTATCGAGCTGCCGCTGAAGCATCTGCAGCGCAGTTCGCAGACCCGTTTGTCTGGTTCTGTTGCTCCCCAGATGTGACACTCCAGCATCACCGCCGCTTTACGGTGCGAGTGCGTATTTCGACGGCCGCTCGATGAATTGCGTGAAAGGAATACCAAGAGGGAAGCCAACATGACAAAGAGTCTGTTCCCGTAGACGATGATCGAGGATGCGGTCATCATTAGTTTGAGGTCGGACATGATTTTAATCTCAGGAGTTGCCGTAGTGGATGCGGGACGATGTGCGCCGCACCCCGAAAGCTATTGATGAGGAGAAAGCGGATGCGTCCTTTCAAGCCTTTCAACGGATATTTGCGGGAGTCTGGCGCGCACTGGTCATATTGGTTTTTGTAATTTCTTGTGCTAAGCTGACTGGGACTGTTTGGCGGACCGTCTGATGTGGAGGAATTGCTCCGTTATGTCTGAAGGCATCAACTGAGCACTGTTGCTTTGAGCCAGAGAGGAGAGCCAGGACTGAGCTGCTCACCTGCTCaattcaaacaaacacataagTATTGCAATGTGCGTGTTTGGGGgcgtgcaaatgtgtgtttttatatgtGCGTAGGGTTATAGGGCCGGCTGCTGAAGCCACCCGTGGCTGTTTTGTACTCAGAACAGAATATATTATGACTCATCTGTCTTTAGGAAAAGTCACTTCTCCTCAGAGCGCGGTCATGTTTCCAGCCTCATGTTTTCACCTCATCACTTTGTTGTGAACAGGTGCTTTATGAAGCTCTGCCAACATCCTTAACAAAGTccctgcagagcagcacagagccacCACAGCCCTTCAGGAGGCCTACATTTGAAAACCATGCTTGATccgttcagtgtgtgtgtgtgcgcgtgtgtgcgtgcgtgtgcacgcctCACGTGTCCTTACTTTGGGGCGGCACATGACAAATCATGGAGGCCTTCATCGGGCTAAGAGGCCATTTAAGCCGTCAGTGATCTTATATGCTTGCAGGCTGCTGTTAATGGAAATTCACTAATGGCAGGATGGTCATGgtcaatgttttttttacccctctTGGTGTGGGGATATTTTACTACTCAGAGAATGTTCATCATAGGAAGGAGACACTAGGAGAGAACTACTCAAGAGAGAATCACTAATGCGTGATTTCAGAGCAGTTATATCttgaattttttattttatttatttcagtatcCATCTTTAATCATCCCATTTAAATCTGACCATCTGTAATAAAAGATCCACTTGCTTAGTTTATTTTTGAAAACCTATGTGAATCACAAGCCCCAAATCCTCTTCTTTTCATTGTATTGCCATTTAAAGGAGGATTGTTTCTGTTAAATAATTGTAGGCTTTTGCCAGAATCCACAGTATTTTGATCCTCTGACGTATCCAGGGTGGTCGTCAGGGAGTTGAAATGAACAAAAAGTGTTCATGAACCACACAGATGGCAGATCACAACTGTGCCACCTGGCTAGTTCTTTTTGGAAAAAGCATGCTCAATAAATTCAGACTGTTTATGTAGCCGTTCACCTTTACCTGACATGTGATGCCCTAAACGTGATGTTTAGAAGATAATTGGGTCGCTTCAGATGGAGCAACATTCTTGACGCTGTTGAAAGAGCATGCACTCTTGGTGGATCAGCAGGATAATGTGCTGCTGGACTGAAACCAGATCCCGATTTCTCACACACAGGATCTCATTTCCCTCAGCTGGCCACtccataaaataaataataattagatCATATGCAGCACCAGTTTGTGTCTGCAGTGAGAACTAAACTGATCAGCACCACGCCTCCTCATCAAGGCCTCTGCTGAGGCAGCAAGTTTTCACTCATTTACCAAATGAGAAAACAATGAGCCGAGGCAGAAATGAAACTGTATTGTGTGTTTTAGCAGCCTTTCAACATGGCCGACAAGTCTCTGGAGCAGGGCACGGTCAGCATccccatggaggagaaactcccCGGACCTCAGGAGGCGCCGCTGCTAACGCACCTGAAAAAAGTGGAGAACCACATTACTGAAGCACAGCGCTTCTCCCACCTGCCACGACGCTCCGCCGTGGACCTGGAGTTCAACGAGCTGTCCTACACCATCCGTGAAGGtccctggtggaggaggagaggtacTACAAGCATGTGAACGTTTGAAAAATttcacgcgcacacacactccagcatgTTGCATCAATTCTGTGCCTGTGAGCTTCTGCTGTGCTCAGCAGAGTTTAGAGGTTGTAAATAATTTACACTTGCCGGTCTGGCACCTTGCTGGCCTGTCTacaaccacccccccacccccccccccccccccccaacatacacacacgcacacacgcacacacacacacacacacacacacacacacacacacacacacaccgtagtGGGACGATAGGCAGTGGCAGTGAGTCATGTTTGTTCAGTGCTTAAACTCACCACCCTCATCGATGATACACCTTCATCCCTTGGCCTGTCTGATCATCTGCACCGCCCTCTGCAAACTCTTCTTTTCAGCTGTACATTCAGCGGGGTGGGGATCACCGTGTGTGCCCGTGcgcgtgcctgtgtgtctgtgtgcatgcgtgtgcttGGGGAGACTCTGGGGAAATCTTTTATTTACACTCTCAGCAGGAGAGCCCCTATATGATTTATTGCAGGTTGTCTTGTGTAATATTGATGTGCATTATGAAAGCCTGGCAGAGGAGTGTT
This window harbors:
- the LOC105417491 gene encoding CUB and sushi domain-containing protein 1 isoform X4; its protein translation is MATVGAILLLLLPFGCFQQIIPQIPEWTEELEGSGVIEWTPEVVINDTYWSGSAPLCVGGCRAQHQELRRDRCGDSSCCWLGYKTLCKVNCGPPDVDYNGVVFGNDWWVGSVVRYACRSGFMLVGSPTRACQPDGRWTPKPVCLRMCQRGRIEVSERELNGTCNATCTNKSYFGPPKHGCTRIDNCKKKETGWKRFFAHICRLRCVD
- the LOC105417491 gene encoding CUB and sushi domain-containing protein 1 isoform X2 — encoded protein: MATVGAILLLLLPFGCFQQIIPQIPEWTEELEGVIEWTPEVVINDTYWSGSAPLCVGGCRAQHQELRRDRCGDSSCCWLGYKTLCKVNCGPPDVDYNGVVFGNDWWVGSVVRYACRSGFMLVGSPTRACQPDGRWTPKPVCLRMCQRGRIEVSERELNGTCNATCTNKSYFGPPKHGCTRIDNCKKKETGWKRFFAQCVPCICDCALSCRESFSRKAWSHK
- the LOC105417491 gene encoding CUB and sushi domain-containing protein 1 isoform X1, encoding MATVGAILLLLLPFGCFQQIIPQIPEWTEELEGSGVIEWTPEVVINDTYWSGSAPLCVGGCRAQHQELRRDRCGDSSCCWLGYKTLCKVNCGPPDVDYNGVVFGNDWWVGSVVRYACRSGFMLVGSPTRACQPDGRWTPKPVCLRMCQRGRIEVSERELNGTCNATCTNKSYFGPPKHGCTRIDNCKKKETGWKRFFAQCVPCICDCALSCRESFSRKAWSHK
- the LOC105417491 gene encoding CUB and sushi domain-containing protein 1 isoform X3; protein product: MATVGAILLLLLPFGCFQQIIPQIPEWTEELEGSGVIEWTPEVVINDTYWSGSAPLCVGGCRAQHQELRRDRCGDSSCCWLGYKTLCKVNCGPPDVDYNGVVFGNDWWVGSVVRYACRSGFMLVGSPTRACQPDGRWTPKPVCLRMCQRGRIEVSERELNGTCNATCTNKSYFGPPKHGCTRIDNCKKKETGWKRFFAQCVPCICDCALSCPSAGLDV